One Bacilli bacterium genomic window, AATCCGCGAGTGAGAGATATTCCGCCGTCCGGAATCCGCAAATTTTTTGACCTTGCCGTGGCCAGCAAGGATGTGATCTCGCTGGGCGTCGGCGAACCGGATTTTATTACTCCCTGGCATGTCCGGGAGGCGTCCGTTTATGGTCTGGAACAAGGCAAAACAACCTATACGCCCAATGCGGGCCTCCCTGAACTCAGGGAATTGATCGGAGAGTATTTGTACAATTCGTTTCATGTCCGCTATGAACCGTCCAACCAGATTATCATAACGGTCGGCGGCAGCGAAGCAATCGATCTGGCGCTGCGCGCTTTGGTTGCTCCGGGCGACGAGGTGCTGCTGCATGAACCGACGTTTGTCGCTTACAGCCCGATCATCTCCATTACCGGGGGACGGACGGTTCCGATCGAAACGTTTGCCAAAGACAATTTCAAGCTCACTCCCGAATCGTTAAAGGCTCATTTGACGCCAAAATCAAAAGTGCTTATTTTGGGCTTTCCGAACAATCCGACCGGCGGCGTCATGACGTACGAGGATTGGCTGCCGATCGCCAAAATCGTCGAGGAACACGATTTGCTGGTGATCACGGACGAAATTTATGCGGAACTCACCTATGGACAAAAACATACAAGTTTCGCGTCGCTGCCGGGGATGCAGGACCGTACCGTGCTGATCAGCGGTTTTTCCAAAGCGTTTGCCATGACGGGATGGCGGCTCGGTTATGCGTGCGGGCATCCCGATATTATCGCGGCTATGCTGAAAGTGCATCAATACACGATCATGTGCGCGTCGCATATGGCGCAACTGGCGGGAATCGAGGCGCTAAAAAACGGCATGGAAGAAAAAGACCGCATGGTCGAATCGTATAATCAGCGGCGCCGTTTGGTCGTCAAAGGGTTTCGCGACATCGGGCTGGAATGTCACGAACCGATGGGCGCGTTTTATGCGTTTCCATCCATCGCTTCAACCGGGCTTTCGTCCGAGCAATTTGCGCAACGGTTGCTGGTTGAGGGCAAAGTTGCCGCCGTTCCGGGCAACGTTTTCGGGCTCGGGGGAGAAGGCTTTATCCGCTGCTCATATGCCACCTCGGTTGCCCAGCTCACCGAAGCGTTGGAACGAATCGGAAAATTTGTGCAAAAAATTAGGACATTTTAAATATTAGCAGGAAAACCGACCGTCGACGGAGAAAGTAAAAATAAGCTGAAATTTGTCGGCAACAGCTTATACAGAATGTGATTCGTCTTTCTGATGTTTGAACGTCTGCAAGTCGGAACTGTTCGAACAAGGGGGGAACACAAAATGGCGGTCGCAAAAAATACATCCATCAAGCCTGAACGTATGCTTCCCGCGCTGGCGATGCTGGACGAGGAAATCGGCTACCTGCGAAAGCGCATGGAACGGCTGATCGTAGTTGAACAATCATTTACTGCCGAGAGAGTAATACAGATTAGTCGGCAGCTGGATGAGAAAATCAACGAATATATAAGGCGAGCAAAAAAGAGCCGTTGACGCGGCTCCTTTTTGTTGCGCTTTTTATATTATGCTATGATAGTTTTGAGGATGCGGCATTGCCGCGCAATGCTTGGGAGGAACCAACCATGAAGATTTACACGCGGTCGGGAGACCATGGAAAGACTTCGGTTATCGGGGCCAGAGTGGATAAGGACGACTGCAAAATCGAGGCCTATGGCACGATAGACGAGTTGAACAGCTTTGTCGCGCTGGCGGCGGCGACGCTATCTGCCGGACCATGCGGCGATTTGCAAGCGCCGCTTACGGAAATTCAGCATGAATTGTTTGACTGCGGGGCGGATTTGGCATACGCCGAATCGGGCAAACATCCCTTTAAAGTAAATGCGGAAATGGTGAAAAAATTGGAGGGATGGATTGACCGATATACGGAGGAGTGCCCGCCGATCAAAAAATTTATATTGCCGGGCGGAAGCGAACCGGCAGCCCTCTTCCACGTTTGCCGAACGGTCTGCCGGCGGGCGGAGCGGCAGACGGTCGCATTGAGCAAGCGGGAAGACGTCAATCCCGAAGTTTTACGCTATCTAAACCGGCTTTCCGATTTGTTTTTTGTTTTGGCCCGCGTCGCCAATGTGCGTCTCGGCGTCGCCGATGTTGCGTATGTGCGCAGCGCCGATGTGTTTTGAGGCTTTTTGCATGGATGCGGCTGAACCGTTGCGTTTTCGCGTGAGCGGGCGGGAAGACGGATGGCTGCTTAAAACGGTGCTGAGAAGCAAGTTGCGGTTGTCGCGAAAACTGCTCAGCAAGTTGAAACGTTCGGAAACCGGCATTTTGCTCAACGGATCGCGCGCCTGGGTAAACGTTCCCGTCAAGGCGGGCGATCTGATCGAAGTCCATCTGCCCGTGGAGCAGTCCACCGATATTTTACCGCAGCCAATTCCGTTTCGGATCATTTTCGAAGACGCCCATCTGCTCATTGTGGACAAGCCAGCCGGCATCGTGGTGCATCCGACGCACGGGCACTATATCAATACGCTTGCCAACGGCGTCGTTCACTATTGGCGGGAAAAAGGCGAAATATGCCGCTTCCGGCCCATTCACCGGCTGGATCAGGAAACTTCGGGCGTCTTGGCCATTGCCAAATCGCAGTATGCCCACCAGCAAATCTCCTTGCA contains:
- a CDS encoding RluA family pseudouridine synthase — its product is MDAAEPLRFRVSGREDGWLLKTVLRSKLRLSRKLLSKLKRSETGILLNGSRAWVNVPVKAGDLIEVHLPVEQSTDILPQPIPFRIIFEDAHLLIVDKPAGIVVHPTHGHYINTLANGVVHYWREKGEICRFRPIHRLDQETSGVLAIAKSQYAHQQISLQMQAGTMEKAYLAIAHSVPPAKQGTVDAAIGRDPANPRMRIIMPNGYRAITHYAVQEVYGCPPAASLIRLRLETGRTHQIRVHLRHLGCPLVGDKLYGAASLPNEEQRRLPDGLIGRQALHAASLAFHHPLTGDRMRFSANLPEDMERLIAQLRTD
- a CDS encoding cob(I)yrinic acid a,c-diamide adenosyltransferase; amino-acid sequence: MKIYTRSGDHGKTSVIGARVDKDDCKIEAYGTIDELNSFVALAAATLSAGPCGDLQAPLTEIQHELFDCGADLAYAESGKHPFKVNAEMVKKLEGWIDRYTEECPPIKKFILPGGSEPAALFHVCRTVCRRAERQTVALSKREDVNPEVLRYLNRLSDLFFVLARVANVRLGVADVAYVRSADVF
- a CDS encoding aspartyl-phosphate phosphatase Spo0E family protein — protein: MAVAKNTSIKPERMLPALAMLDEEIGYLRKRMERLIVVEQSFTAERVIQISRQLDEKINEYIRRAKKSR
- a CDS encoding aminotransferase class I/II-fold pyridoxal phosphate-dependent enzyme, yielding MIRQNETPTKVKSMQDYLNPRVRDIPPSGIRKFFDLAVASKDVISLGVGEPDFITPWHVREASVYGLEQGKTTYTPNAGLPELRELIGEYLYNSFHVRYEPSNQIIITVGGSEAIDLALRALVAPGDEVLLHEPTFVAYSPIISITGGRTVPIETFAKDNFKLTPESLKAHLTPKSKVLILGFPNNPTGGVMTYEDWLPIAKIVEEHDLLVITDEIYAELTYGQKHTSFASLPGMQDRTVLISGFSKAFAMTGWRLGYACGHPDIIAAMLKVHQYTIMCASHMAQLAGIEALKNGMEEKDRMVESYNQRRRLVVKGFRDIGLECHEPMGAFYAFPSIASTGLSSEQFAQRLLVEGKVAAVPGNVFGLGGEGFIRCSYATSVAQLTEALERIGKFVQKIRTF